ACTGGGCGGGCGCCGCGACGGCATCCAGCAGACGCAACGCCGTTACCGCGAGACGGACGGCACCTTCTTCGCGGACGAGGTGGACGCGGACATCACCCAGACGGATGTCTGGGGTTACGCCGAGGCCCGGCTCCCCGTGGGCCGCTGGGCCTTCCGACTGGGAGGCCGGGCGGACGCGCTGGGGGTGGAGGTGTTCGACGCGCTGGCCTTCCGCGACCCGCGCTTCTACGACGGGCAGGGTTACTCGCGCAGCGCCTTCGGGGTGCACTGGGGCGCGAAGGCCGGCGTCGAGTACTCCCTCACGGACACCTGGGCGCTCTTCGCCAGCTACGGCGACGGCTTCCGCTCCCCCCAGGCGAGGAGCCTCTCCGAAGGAGAGCGCGCCCCCTTCGTCGACGTTCATGGCGCGGAGCTGGGCACCCGGAGCGACGGCGAACGGCTGTCGTTCCAGGCGAGCGTCTTCGGTTCACAGGTGGCGGACGACTTCTTCTTCGACCACACCGTGGGCACCACGGTCTTCACCGGCCAGACGCTGCGCACGGGCATCTCCGCGGCCCTCCAGTCGCGCCCCCTCCCGGGGCTCACGGCCGCGTTGAGCGGCACGCTGGCGAACGCGACGGTGACGAAGACGGACGCGAAGCTCCCCTACTTCGCGCCCCTGGTCGCCCGAGCGGACGTGGGCTGGGAGAAGCCCTTGTCCGCCATTGGCTCCCTCCTGTCGCTGGGCACGGGCCTCACGCTCATCGGCCCGCGTCCGCTGCCCTACGACGAGTTCAGCCACACGGTGTTCCTCGTGGATGCGGAGGCGGCGCTGCGGCGGGGCGCGCTCGCGTTGCGGCTGGACGTGAAGAACCTGCTGAACACGCGCTGGCGCGATGGCGAGTTCGTCTACAGCTCGCGCTTCGACCCCGCCGCCCAGCCGAGCCTCGTGCCGGCAAGACATTTCACCGCGGGGGCACCACGCGTGGCCTCGCTCACCCTGGAGGTCCACCTGTGATGCATCGAACCCCTGCCCTGCCGCGCACGCTGGCGGTGGCCGCGACCCTGTTGAGCCTGGGCTGCGGCGATGGAACCAAGACGGAAGCGGAGCGACGCACCTTCGGCGTGACGATGACGTCCACCGCGCCCACCGCCCCCAACGAGTACGGCTGGACGGTGACGCCGGAAGCCGCCCAGCTTTCCGTGGGCTCGGTGCGCTTCTACGAAGGCCGGGTGCTGCTGTCGCGGCGAGCCCCGCGCTTCGACTGGTACTCGCTCATCGGAGGCACCGCGAACGCGCACCCCGGCCACTACGTCCCCGGCGACGCGCTGGGCGAGGTGCTCAACGTCCAGACGGTGGACCTGCTCACGGCCGGGGGCGCCTCGCTGGGCGACGCCAACGCGGTCACCGGTTCGTACGGCTCCCTGGAGCTGACGCTCGCGACGCCCACGGCGGCGACGGACGCGCAGAACGTCCTGGGCGGCCACCAGGTGCACGTGCGCGGAAGCGCGACGCACGCCTCCGGAGCCACGGTGCGCTTCGACGCGACGGTGGACCTGCCCAAGGCGATCGAGGGCGTGCGCTTCGAGCGGGAGCTGAAGCAGGAGTCCGGCTTCGTGCGCATCGCGGTGGACTTCGGGAAATGGATGGACCGCATCGACTTCGCCACCGCGTCGCCTCCGGACGCGTCTGGCGTTTCCACCTTCCCCGCTGACAGCCAGGCCCAGAACGGGCTGGTGCGCGGCGTGGAAGACACCAGCGCCTACGTCGTGACGTGGGTGGAAGGAGCCGTGAAATGATGAAGCATTGGCTGATGGGAGTGTCGTGCCTGGGGCTCGTGGCCTGTTCGTCCGGCCAGGGCAACGTGACGTTCACCGCGTACGGAGAGGACTTCATCGAGAAGCAGATCCCCTCGAGCGCCTTCGCGGACGGCTGGAGCGTGAAGTACGACAAGTTCCTCGTGAAGCTGGGCGAGCTGAAGGTCGCCAACCACGGAGGTGACACCGCCGCCGAGCAGACCGCCGCGAAGGTGTACGACGTGCACCGTCCCGGCCCCGTGGAAGTCGCGACGTTCAACGACCTGGCCTCCGAGGAATGGGATGAAGTGAGCTACGCCATCGCCCCTGTCACGGATGCCACCGCGGGCAACGCGACCCCAGAGGACGTGACGCGGATGAACGCCGAAGGCTGGTCCGTCTACGTCGAGGGCACGGCCACCAAGGGCGCGACGTCGAAGCGCTTCCGCTGGGGCTTCCCCACCAACACCCTCTACGAGCACTGCGAGAACGAGGACATCGGCAACGGCGTGACGGTGCCCAAGGGCGGCACGGAGACGGTGCAGCTCACCATCCACGGCGACCACCTGTTCTTCGACGACCTCCAGTCGGCGGACGCGAAGATGCGCTTCGACGCCATCGCCGCGGCGGACAGCACCGGCGTGGTGGGCCCGGATGGGGAGATCACCCTGGAGGAGCTGGCCGCCGTGGACCTGACGTCGCTGCCATCGAACCAGTACGGAACGGGCGGCGCGGGCAGCGTGCGCACCCTGCGTGACTTCGTGACGGCGCTCGTGCGCACCGTGGGCCACTACCGCGGCGAAGGCGAGTGCTCGCCGCGCATCCGCTGAGAGCAGGCCCACGGGACATGGGAGGGCCGGCCCGAACCACGCGGCCGGCCTCACCCTTCCGTCACGGCACTGACGGCCCCGCGAACGGCGCCTGGCTCAGCCGCGCTTCGACGGGTCATTCCCACCCGGCATCCCGCCACCGCCGTGCTGGGGCGGGGAGGACGGCGGGCCATTCGGAGGACGGTTCGGGTTCATCTGGTTGGCGCGATTGTCCTGGGAGGCCTTGTGCTCCGGGCGCTCGGGGTTCTTGGTGTTGGAGCGCTGGTCATTGGGGCTGGGATTCTTGTTCTTGCTCATCGGTCGGCACCCTCCGTGTGTCCGGACAAGGCGCCCGGACGGAAGGCACGGTAGGGAGGGGGCCGCTGGAAGCGCAGGGGCCCGGGGGCGCCCCGCACTGTCGGGCACTGGTCGCTGGGGCTCGCATTCCCGGGGAGGAAGCCCCCGTCACCGGCCCGTCCGGATGCGAAGGAGGAGGCGAATGCCTACTCCTGGCCAGAGGGAGGTTCGCGTGAAGACGGTGACTTACGAGCGCAATGGCCGGACGAACACCGGCGCCCAGGCACTGCGGGTGGAGGGCATGAAGCACCTGCGCGTCCTGGAGCAGGGCGAGCCGGTGGTGGAGCGGGACCTGTCGCCCGAGGAGATCCACCGGCTGGCCCCTCTCCTGGAGTCCCTGCGGCGCGAGCCCGAGCCCGCGCTCCTGGCGCCCCAGGCAGCGGGCCCGGACGGACTGACGGTGACGCTGGCTTTCGAGGACGAGGAGGCACCCCGCCTGCGGCTCGCCACCCAGCGGCTGCCCGCGAAGGGCGCCGGGGGCGGGTATGATCGCCTGCTCGCGGAGCTGGATGCCTTGCTGACAACGGAGCTCCACGCCCGCGCCCCCCGGCACGCGCACGCAGTGCTACCGCACCAGCTCCGCCACGATGAGTGACGGACGCCCACAGCGGTCCAGGAGGACAGGCGCGATGCCCCTGGAGGAGCACGTCGAGGGGAGCACAGCGGGAGGGCAGCCGGGTCCGGTTGCCCCGGCGCCCCGGTTCTGACAGACAAGCAGCATGAAGCGCGTGCAGTTCTCCGTGCACCGCACGGTCGGAGAGGCGCGGATGCTGGCGGGCGCCCTGGAGTCGGCGGGGCTGTCGGTCGACATCCGCGGAGAGTCCCTGGTCCCGTTGAGTGGAGAGATCCCCAGCACGGAGGCCTGGGTGGAGCTGTGGCTGTGGCCCCAGGAGTTGGAGGCAGGCAGACAGGTCCTCGCCGAGCTCCAGGCCAACCAGGAAGCCGCCAACCGTTCGGTAACGTGCCCCCGGTGCAGCGAGGAGAATCCGGCCAACTTCGAGCTGTGCTGGAGTTGCGGGCTGGAGCTGCCCTCGGGCCTGCGTCCCCACCTGCGCGCCGTCTAGGAAGCGGGCATGAGCGAGCTGACGAACGAACCCGGAGTGCGGAACGGCCCGCGGTGGAGCCAGGGGTTGCGAGGCGTCCTGTGGGTGTCCGCGGGAGCGCTGGCCATCCACCTCATCCCGCTCTTCCTGCCCCGGAACATGCCCGAGCAGGAGCTCGCCATCGCCCGGGCCACGGACGACACCGAGAGCCGCCTGCGCTTCCTGGTGCCGCTCAAGCACAATGACAAGGCGACGGCGGCGGACCTGCGTACGGCGGCGGACCTCCTGAAAGAAGGAGCGCCCGCGGAGGCCCACGACCTGGCCCTGGAAGCGGAGCGGAGGGACCCGAACGCGGTGGAGACGCAGCTCCTGCTCGCGAGCATCTGCGACCGGGAGCGGATGACCCGCTGTG
The genomic region above belongs to Corallococcus silvisoli and contains:
- a CDS encoding DUF7577 domain-containing protein; the protein is MKRVQFSVHRTVGEARMLAGALESAGLSVDIRGESLVPLSGEIPSTEAWVELWLWPQELEAGRQVLAELQANQEAANRSVTCPRCSEENPANFELCWSCGLELPSGLRPHLRAV